Proteins encoded within one genomic window of Halocatena marina:
- a CDS encoding transcriptional regulator — MSNKHRRRLLIELAEHASQDEVNVHVSTVVTTEVEDRKSMKIHMLHTHLPKLEKAGFIEWDRDQNVVRTGPQFERIRPVVKLLSEHADEFPNNEH; from the coding sequence TTGTCCAATAAGCACCGTCGCCGCTTGCTCATCGAGTTGGCCGAGCACGCCTCCCAAGATGAGGTAAATGTCCACGTTTCTACCGTCGTTACCACTGAGGTCGAGGATCGAAAATCGATGAAGATACACATGCTCCATACGCACCTCCCGAAGCTCGAAAAAGCGGGGTTCATCGAATGGGATCGGGATCAAAATGTCGTGCGGACTGGACCACAATTCGAGAGGATCCGACCGGTAGTGAAATTACTATCGGAGCACGCCGACGAATTTCCGAACAACGAACACTGA
- a CDS encoding MinD/ParA family protein, giving the protein MTATVYAIAGGKGGVGKSTAAVNLGATLRATGRSVALVDADLVMPNLQGIIGLSHEPTIHEVLSGTVSLAEACVERVIGTDEVGQLDVYPGSGTLDAYGQADPDRLADVVETLAEDYDSLILNTGTGLTHEVAVPLQLADSTIIVTTPAEVAVVDAIKTIRLIDHLDGTVGGMVVSRTCKGLSAAEIPERMGVAQLTTIPSFTGTVRDLLAAYRRLAVRLIAGPNVPPEAVTAQEGPAAMLTPAVVPPTEVDPNVSSEEGDKEQNGDADVPNNTTDSDTASETDESDGPDSDDVPGWFTGMVD; this is encoded by the coding sequence ATGACTGCGACTGTGTACGCTATCGCTGGAGGTAAGGGAGGAGTCGGAAAATCAACAGCGGCGGTGAATCTTGGGGCTACGCTCCGAGCGACCGGTCGGAGTGTAGCCCTCGTTGACGCTGATCTCGTGATGCCGAATCTGCAGGGAATTATCGGTCTCTCTCACGAACCGACGATTCACGAAGTACTCAGTGGAACTGTCTCGCTTGCAGAGGCTTGTGTCGAGCGCGTGATTGGAACGGACGAAGTCGGACAGCTCGATGTTTATCCGGGCTCTGGAACCTTGGATGCCTACGGGCAGGCAGATCCGGATCGACTAGCCGACGTTGTTGAAACTCTCGCTGAGGACTACGATTCACTTATCCTCAATACAGGAACGGGCCTCACACACGAGGTGGCAGTTCCATTACAGCTCGCTGATAGTACCATCATTGTCACAACACCTGCCGAAGTTGCAGTTGTAGACGCGATAAAGACGATACGTCTCATAGACCACCTTGACGGTACTGTCGGTGGAATGGTTGTCTCCCGTACCTGTAAGGGTCTCTCAGCTGCAGAAATCCCCGAGCGAATGGGCGTTGCGCAGCTGACCACAATTCCGTCATTCACCGGCACAGTTCGTGATCTTCTCGCGGCATACCGACGATTGGCAGTCCGACTCATTGCCGGGCCAAACGTACCGCCAGAGGCAGTCACTGCTCAGGAAGGTCCTGCGGCAATGCTCACGCCGGCTGTTGTTCCTCCGACCGAGGTTGATCCGAACGTGTCTAGTGAGGAAGGTGACAAAGAACAGAATGGTGATGCCGACGTGCCGAACAACACCACAGATTCCGACACAGCATCAGAGACCGACGAATCTGACGGCCCCGACTCAGACGATGTCCCTGGATGGTTTACTGGAATGGTAGACTGA
- a CDS encoding MEDS domain-containing protein — translation MAEHDSDHPETTLNQCSAPFGSISNHPNHSACEANDHFALLYETHTQQFSTVIPFIQEGLEQNEYCLYIVDDNTEADVVTAMRAANINVDAVRESGQLSIHTSEELCLKSSAFDQEAAIDFWKQSFSTARKNGYGGIRGTGEMTWILDSEITPEELRAYENKLNTVCSSQGYVGLCQYNRSRFPPDVCAAIVNHHPKFVYNDTSIENFYYIPPGGEFDSERSNDPCAWQLSTLVERTKAEKALRRREQGLKELDEATRKLMCADANEITEWAADLARAVLNVEFTSFWPYNKRTGELELKRSSTELQTDVTALAELYETRAWGTFISEQTETLDHLKPPQEQLESEAPLRSGVIVPVGRHGIFCAGSTHQNRFDDMTVNLAKMIGANIETALDRAERERALNEQTIQLERVNRINSIIRRTINAIVDADPGAEIEQIVCERLAASPSYQFVWIGKPDLETGRITPSAWSGGQSGYLDRIVHTTDDTVTRGDPIGSAARTQTVQVVQDVLTDPGFKQWREQTLTEGFRACISIPLVYEESFYGVLNLYTDTPNAFSEREQTVLGELGETIAHSINAAETKRTLQASSAIELKLNIPNSDDVLARIARDTDCQIELEEIVPLTNDLSYFFFRTEDASTDNVLASGKQQSSVGEIHIIKDKETNHLFEAVVTKPTIASCIVDNEATIRSLTITDQNTTVIVELPSTVTVREFLEALRTNYPDTELVARRPHGASASAPEKNEVQKAVAEQLTNRQREVIETAYMSGFFESPRARTGSDLSTELGISQSTFSHHLREAERKLCEIVLENA, via the coding sequence ATGGCCGAACATGATTCAGACCATCCCGAAACTACGCTGAATCAGTGCTCAGCGCCATTCGGCTCGATATCTAATCATCCAAACCACTCTGCGTGTGAAGCGAACGATCATTTCGCCCTTTTATACGAGACGCACACACAGCAGTTCTCGACAGTTATTCCGTTCATTCAAGAAGGCCTCGAACAGAACGAGTACTGCCTGTATATTGTTGACGATAACACAGAAGCCGATGTGGTGACAGCGATGCGTGCGGCCAACATCAATGTCGACGCTGTGCGCGAATCAGGACAGCTGTCGATCCACACCAGTGAAGAACTCTGCCTCAAATCCAGTGCGTTCGACCAAGAAGCTGCGATCGATTTCTGGAAGCAGTCGTTTTCGACGGCACGCAAAAACGGATACGGAGGCATTCGGGGCACGGGTGAGATGACGTGGATCCTCGACAGTGAAATAACACCTGAGGAACTACGGGCCTACGAAAACAAACTCAACACAGTCTGTTCCAGTCAGGGCTATGTTGGACTCTGCCAGTACAATCGCTCGCGGTTTCCCCCGGACGTCTGCGCTGCGATTGTCAATCACCATCCAAAGTTCGTCTACAACGACACCAGCATTGAGAACTTTTACTATATCCCACCCGGCGGGGAATTTGATTCGGAACGCTCTAACGACCCCTGCGCTTGGCAGCTGTCGACACTCGTCGAACGAACGAAAGCCGAAAAGGCGCTCAGGCGCCGTGAGCAAGGTTTAAAGGAATTGGACGAAGCGACACGGAAGCTGATGTGCGCTGATGCCAATGAAATTACTGAATGGGCCGCCGATCTTGCGCGAGCCGTACTCAATGTCGAATTTACCTCGTTCTGGCCGTACAACAAGAGAACAGGAGAGTTGGAGCTAAAGAGAAGCAGCACGGAGCTCCAGACAGACGTGACCGCGCTCGCGGAGCTGTACGAAACGCGCGCATGGGGGACGTTCATCTCTGAGCAAACAGAGACGCTTGATCATCTCAAGCCACCCCAAGAACAACTCGAGTCAGAAGCTCCACTTCGAAGTGGAGTGATTGTTCCCGTTGGTCGACACGGCATTTTCTGTGCGGGATCGACTCACCAAAACAGATTCGACGACATGACGGTGAACTTGGCGAAGATGATCGGTGCGAACATTGAAACTGCGTTGGATCGCGCCGAGCGCGAACGAGCTTTGAATGAGCAAACTATTCAGTTAGAACGAGTGAATCGGATCAATTCCATCATCCGAAGGACAATTAACGCGATCGTAGATGCCGATCCAGGCGCTGAGATCGAACAGATCGTCTGTGAGCGACTTGCAGCCTCTCCCTCATACCAGTTCGTCTGGATTGGTAAACCAGATCTTGAGACGGGCAGGATCACACCAAGTGCATGGTCTGGTGGTCAAAGTGGCTACCTCGACCGAATTGTGCACACAACCGATGACACTGTTACGAGAGGAGATCCGATTGGCAGCGCAGCGCGAACGCAAACAGTGCAGGTAGTACAGGATGTCTTGACAGACCCGGGATTCAAACAGTGGCGAGAGCAAACGCTCACCGAGGGTTTTCGTGCTTGTATCAGCATTCCACTCGTCTACGAGGAGTCCTTCTACGGAGTATTGAATCTATACACCGACACACCGAACGCCTTCAGTGAGCGAGAGCAAACAGTACTTGGTGAACTTGGTGAGACAATTGCGCACTCGATTAACGCTGCAGAAACCAAGCGGACGCTACAGGCAAGCAGCGCCATCGAGCTGAAGCTGAATATCCCTAATTCGGACGACGTGCTTGCCCGAATCGCCCGAGATACTGACTGTCAGATCGAGCTCGAAGAAATCGTTCCGCTGACAAACGATCTCTCGTATTTCTTCTTCCGAACAGAGGATGCCAGCACGGACAATGTACTGGCCTCAGGCAAACAGCAGTCCAGTGTTGGAGAGATACACATCATCAAAGACAAGGAAACAAACCATCTGTTCGAGGCTGTGGTCACCAAACCAACGATTGCCTCGTGTATCGTGGATAACGAGGCCACGATCCGATCACTCACTATCACAGACCAGAACACAACAGTGATCGTCGAACTTCCATCGACCGTCACTGTCCGCGAATTTCTCGAAGCTCTACGGACGAACTATCCAGACACCGAGCTCGTAGCGCGACGTCCCCATGGAGCATCGGCTTCGGCTCCGGAGAAAAATGAAGTGCAAAAAGCTGTTGCTGAACAACTCACTAACCGCCAACGGGAAGTTATCGAAACAGCTTACATGAGTGGATTCTTCGAATCTCCGCGTGCACGGACTGGCAGTGATCTCTCTACTGAATTGGGAATCTCTCAATCAACGTTCTCTCATCACTTGCGTGAGGCCGAGCGCAAGCTCTGCGAAATCGTACTCGAGAATGCGTGA
- a CDS encoding winged helix-turn-helix domain-containing protein: MNDYHDDIQFLSASPHRIQILQQLRDDPCPPCDITEVLELSRRGVQRNLSSLVDRGWIEKIDGRYHLTTNGEFIALQYADFLSALETIETCKPFFANLTTSEHAPNPKWLADAEIIVADSSQPHAPLRQYTNTLREDSIETLRGLVPILSQLHTEIYAELLGRGTAMDLVLPQTAAEPPDPSHAAEFEDLFAAACNLYVYEGTIGVGLTLTDQRGIVGSYDEQGHLSACVSSTNPALLGWAERLYERYWRHSRPLSANTQCREGTTPP; the protein is encoded by the coding sequence ATGAATGATTATCACGACGACATCCAGTTCCTGTCCGCATCGCCGCACCGGATTCAAATTCTTCAGCAGCTGAGAGACGATCCCTGTCCTCCGTGCGATATCACTGAGGTACTCGAACTGTCTCGCCGTGGCGTACAGCGCAACCTGTCGTCGCTGGTTGATCGGGGATGGATCGAAAAAATCGACGGGAGATACCACCTCACGACCAACGGTGAGTTCATTGCTCTGCAGTACGCAGATTTTCTATCTGCGCTCGAAACGATCGAGACGTGCAAGCCGTTCTTCGCAAATCTTACTACCTCTGAGCATGCCCCAAATCCGAAATGGCTCGCCGACGCCGAGATCATCGTCGCGGATTCGTCTCAACCGCACGCACCACTGAGACAGTACACAAACACGCTACGCGAGGATTCGATAGAGACACTTCGTGGGTTGGTGCCAATTTTAAGCCAGTTGCATACCGAGATTTATGCGGAGCTCCTTGGGCGTGGTACTGCAATGGATCTTGTTCTCCCGCAAACAGCAGCCGAACCACCAGATCCATCGCATGCTGCTGAATTTGAGGACCTGTTCGCCGCTGCGTGTAATCTCTATGTGTACGAGGGAACAATCGGGGTTGGACTCACACTCACCGATCAGCGAGGGATTGTAGGGTCCTACGACGAGCAGGGACATCTCAGCGCGTGCGTGAGCAGCACCAACCCCGCATTACTCGGCTGGGCAGAGCGACTGTACGAGCGGTACTGGAGACATTCACGTCCGCTTTCAGCCAACACGCAATGTCGAGAGGGCACGACTCCGCCATAA
- the dhaL gene encoding dihydroxyacetone kinase subunit DhaL, whose amino-acid sequence MEKTDRQREAVFAAIENVAARLAEAKPYLTELDSAIGDADHGSNMDRGFETVVEKIEEERDSDIDDIIKAVGVALISEVGGAAGPLYGGSIMHASDQLSEGLTPESTVAFGEAYLEKLTDRGGASVGDKTMVDAVTPAVHTYKKSIENDDLPAQEALAKAVDAARRGVEFTVPLRANKGRASYLGWRSVGHKDPGAASTLLILEAILESAEDSLDESDLEQDATSPTIPDEGKEE is encoded by the coding sequence ATGGAAAAAACTGACCGACAACGTGAGGCAGTATTTGCAGCGATAGAGAATGTCGCGGCCCGGCTGGCCGAGGCGAAGCCGTATCTGACTGAACTTGACTCTGCGATTGGCGATGCAGACCACGGTTCGAATATGGACCGTGGGTTCGAGACAGTTGTTGAGAAAATTGAGGAAGAACGAGACAGCGATATCGACGACATCATCAAAGCCGTCGGTGTGGCGCTCATCTCGGAAGTCGGTGGTGCTGCTGGCCCGCTGTACGGTGGGTCGATAATGCACGCGAGCGATCAACTGTCTGAGGGCTTGACTCCGGAGTCGACGGTTGCGTTCGGGGAAGCGTATCTCGAAAAGCTCACAGACCGTGGTGGAGCAAGCGTTGGTGATAAAACAATGGTCGACGCTGTAACGCCTGCTGTTCACACGTACAAGAAATCCATCGAGAATGACGACCTTCCGGCTCAGGAAGCACTAGCCAAGGCAGTCGACGCTGCTCGACGTGGTGTTGAGTTCACGGTGCCTCTACGAGCGAACAAGGGACGTGCATCCTACCTCGGCTGGCGATCAGTCGGTCACAAAGATCCGGGTGCGGCGAGCACCCTGTTGATACTCGAAGCGATCTTAGAGTCGGCTGAGGACTCTCTCGACGAGAGTGATCTTGAACAGGACGCGACGTCACCGACAATCCCCGATGAGGGGAAGGAGGAGTAA
- a CDS encoding MFS transporter, protein MLDHDTVSEYLILFVLWLVVFSFASQVMIIAPILPRIADQLGTTVGLLGTLITAYAFAVGVFALIAGPVSDRIGRRRILLIGTTLMTIALAAHGFVESFASLFAVRAFAGGAGGVLNGAAIAYIGDYFPRERRGWASGWVLSGLAAGQIAGVPLGIIFATALGFRAPFVVFAVVMGIASVLVWRFVPQPDARRSERPLGVHNAVAEYASLLRQPGVAAASVMFALVFLSFPLYIAYLPLWLETTFGATGGAIALLFFLGGVGNVIAGPEAGRLSDRVGRKPVIIGASLAVTAVILVTPFVNVALWPIYVVFSVAMGLFASRGSSFQALLTELVSDERRGALMSLTAATGQIGFAIGGALAGLVFTAFGPGYLANAGLSAAGCFVLAVVAWRYLPEPSIDDADREEMKAEKTPSSESRSLAETACRQSSDALCGPHQETGHMIPEHESK, encoded by the coding sequence GTGCTTGATCACGATACTGTCTCGGAGTATTTGATTCTCTTTGTCCTTTGGTTGGTGGTGTTTTCGTTCGCTAGTCAGGTGATGATCATCGCGCCGATCCTACCGCGTATCGCAGATCAACTAGGCACAACAGTCGGGCTCCTCGGAACTCTCATCACGGCGTATGCGTTTGCCGTCGGTGTGTTCGCACTCATTGCCGGACCGGTCTCCGATCGCATTGGACGCAGGCGCATCTTGCTGATCGGAACCACTCTGATGACGATTGCACTCGCAGCGCACGGGTTCGTCGAAAGTTTCGCGTCGTTGTTCGCCGTTCGAGCGTTTGCTGGGGGTGCTGGTGGAGTTCTCAACGGAGCAGCGATCGCTTATATTGGTGATTACTTCCCACGCGAACGTCGAGGCTGGGCGAGTGGATGGGTACTGAGCGGACTTGCAGCCGGTCAGATCGCAGGTGTTCCGCTAGGGATCATATTCGCAACCGCGCTCGGTTTCCGCGCTCCGTTTGTCGTGTTCGCCGTCGTGATGGGTATCGCTTCGGTACTTGTCTGGCGCTTCGTCCCGCAACCGGACGCGCGCCGTTCGGAAAGACCACTTGGCGTTCACAACGCAGTCGCAGAATACGCTTCGCTACTCCGTCAGCCCGGCGTCGCGGCCGCTTCAGTCATGTTTGCGTTGGTTTTTCTGAGCTTTCCGTTGTACATCGCATACCTTCCGCTGTGGCTCGAAACCACGTTCGGGGCGACCGGTGGAGCAATTGCACTCCTTTTCTTTCTTGGCGGTGTCGGGAACGTCATCGCTGGTCCTGAGGCAGGTCGATTATCCGACAGAGTCGGCCGCAAGCCAGTCATCATTGGTGCGTCACTCGCCGTGACGGCAGTGATTCTTGTGACGCCCTTTGTGAACGTTGCTCTCTGGCCAATCTACGTCGTTTTCTCCGTTGCAATGGGGCTGTTTGCCTCCCGCGGGAGTTCGTTCCAAGCTCTCCTAACCGAACTTGTTTCCGACGAACGTCGCGGGGCACTCATGAGTCTCACAGCTGCCACTGGACAGATCGGTTTTGCGATCGGTGGAGCACTCGCGGGGCTCGTCTTCACCGCTTTCGGTCCCGGATACCTCGCCAATGCGGGACTCTCAGCAGCGGGTTGTTTCGTGCTGGCCGTCGTTGCGTGGCGGTATCTGCCGGAACCGTCTATCGATGATGCCGACAGAGAAGAGATGAAAGCAGAGAAAACGCCTTCGTCAGAATCGCGCTCGCTTGCAGAAACCGCGTGCCGCCAGTCGTCGGACGCTCTCTGCGGTCCCCATCAGGAGACGGGTCACATGATCCCTGAGCACGAGTCAAAATAG
- a CDS encoding Cdc6/Cdc18 family protein, with protein MTGHSPPDVFADRRLLEIDYLPGRDRIVDRVELIARLDDAVNPIIFGRRPERVLVSGHTGTGKTLCTRYVANRVARYAAEQGVSAAVAHVDCLSVSTKTGVVRTVAADLNDPDTTGLSIPSRGLSLSAYDDRLRTVLEECYDVVLFLFDRIDYAESFDVVARIAELETDTCEVGSISISGDPTITDRMSNAVETALAERTFVFPPYDDTELRTILERRQDAFRSDSLEDGVIQHVVELASEGIPDARTAIETLLVAGDIARAEDADAVRTAFVPRAHKQVKSNRLREKFDQISGDTDRLLYALSTLTREEPDTDWFRTARVYEAYTTLCREQGDEPLTARRIRDLLAHVATLGITKRDDNWGGRAEGNYTSHQLLVEPDAVERAVDSQ; from the coding sequence ATGACAGGACACTCGCCCCCGGACGTATTCGCTGACAGACGGTTACTAGAGATCGATTATCTGCCGGGACGAGATCGGATCGTCGATCGGGTCGAGCTGATCGCTCGTCTCGACGACGCGGTCAATCCAATCATCTTCGGCCGACGACCGGAACGAGTGCTTGTCTCGGGACACACAGGAACTGGCAAGACGCTGTGCACTCGTTACGTCGCCAATCGGGTCGCGCGGTACGCTGCAGAGCAAGGAGTCAGCGCAGCCGTCGCCCACGTCGATTGTCTTTCAGTTTCCACAAAGACAGGCGTGGTCCGCACTGTTGCTGCTGATCTGAACGATCCCGACACTACCGGGCTGTCGATTCCCTCACGAGGACTCTCACTTTCGGCGTATGACGATCGACTGCGAACAGTGCTGGAAGAGTGTTATGATGTGGTACTGTTCCTCTTTGATCGCATTGACTACGCAGAATCATTTGACGTAGTGGCTCGCATCGCGGAACTGGAGACTGATACGTGTGAGGTAGGGTCGATCAGCATTAGTGGGGACCCAACAATCACCGATCGGATGTCGAATGCGGTCGAAACCGCGCTTGCAGAGCGCACGTTCGTTTTCCCACCCTACGACGACACAGAGCTTCGAACCATTCTCGAGAGGCGGCAAGACGCGTTTCGATCAGACAGCCTCGAAGACGGAGTGATCCAGCATGTCGTCGAACTAGCATCGGAAGGAATTCCAGATGCGCGGACGGCGATTGAAACGCTCCTCGTCGCCGGTGATATTGCACGTGCTGAGGATGCCGACGCTGTTCGGACCGCGTTCGTTCCGCGAGCCCACAAACAGGTGAAAAGCAACCGTCTCCGTGAGAAATTCGATCAAATATCTGGAGACACCGATCGACTCCTGTACGCGCTGTCGACACTTACACGTGAAGAACCCGACACCGATTGGTTTCGAACCGCTCGCGTCTACGAGGCATACACTACCCTGTGCCGAGAACAGGGTGATGAACCACTGACTGCACGACGAATCAGAGACCTTTTGGCGCACGTCGCGACGCTTGGCATCACAAAGCGAGACGACAACTGGGGTGGGCGCGCGGAAGGGAACTATACGAGCCATCAGCTTCTCGTCGAGCCTGACGCCGTCGAGCGGGCAGTCGACTCTCAATAG
- a CDS encoding succinylglutamate desuccinylase/aspartoacylase family protein: MRIEKLGMGDPELAVVAAIHGDEPCGAHAIEALLEEEPNVKRPVKFIIANERALERGVRYTETDMNREFPGNRDAEVDERRLAYELLMELAGCTTLSLHSMRSEERPFAIVNTVGPIATAICPYLSVEAVVETAGLLGPSLVDYTPVVEVECGIQGTEQATINAKRIIREFLAATGVLLDNDVLDRCSVPVYRLREQLLKRESESTSCAFHVENFEPVLDGKPYATIDGRVLTADKLFYPVLMSGSEYTKQSGYAAELTGSLG, encoded by the coding sequence ATGCGTATAGAAAAGTTGGGAATGGGTGATCCGGAACTCGCGGTCGTCGCGGCAATTCATGGGGACGAACCGTGTGGAGCGCATGCGATCGAAGCGTTGCTCGAAGAGGAACCAAACGTCAAGCGACCCGTGAAGTTCATCATTGCGAACGAACGGGCGCTTGAACGGGGCGTACGCTACACAGAGACCGACATGAACCGTGAATTTCCGGGCAATCGTGATGCAGAGGTGGATGAGCGCCGTTTAGCGTATGAATTGCTCATGGAACTGGCTGGCTGTACGACGCTCTCGCTGCACTCTATGAGATCAGAAGAGCGCCCGTTTGCCATTGTCAACACCGTTGGACCGATCGCCACAGCAATCTGTCCCTATCTATCGGTCGAGGCTGTCGTCGAGACGGCCGGGCTCCTCGGGCCTTCACTCGTCGATTACACCCCTGTCGTCGAGGTCGAGTGTGGGATACAAGGCACCGAGCAAGCCACTATTAACGCCAAACGAATCATTCGGGAATTTCTCGCCGCAACCGGTGTTCTCCTCGATAACGACGTACTCGATCGATGTTCAGTTCCTGTGTATCGCTTGCGTGAACAGCTACTCAAACGCGAGTCGGAGTCAACGTCGTGTGCGTTCCACGTCGAGAATTTCGAGCCGGTTCTCGATGGAAAACCATACGCAACCATCGACGGAAGAGTTCTGACCGCTGATAAACTGTTCTACCCTGTTCTCATGTCAGGTAGTGAATACACGAAGCAGTCTGGTTACGCTGCTGAATTGACTGGTTCACTTGGATGA
- the dhaK gene encoding dihydroxyacetone kinase subunit DhaK, with translation MKKLLNDPSDVVDEMVDGIVAAYPNRTRRLDDTKVVVRDDAPVDGKVGVVSGGGSGHEPTHAGFVGEGMLDGAAAGEVFTSPTGDELSEMIQACDGGAGVLCVVKNYEGDVMNFDTAAEMAEIEGVDMVEQVVVNDDVAVEDSTYTSGRRGVQGTIFVHKCAGALAERGAAIEEVTRVAEKVVDNVGSMGMALTSCVTPDKGEPTFDIDDDEIEIGIGIHGEPGVERTEIMEADTIAERLTTEVLDDVQPSGEVAVMVNGMGGTPLSELFVVNRRVQELLEDEGLEMWNTWVGDYMTSLDMEGCSVTVLDLDDELKDLLSAPTDAPGFKTK, from the coding sequence ATGAAGAAATTACTCAACGATCCGTCAGATGTAGTCGACGAGATGGTCGATGGAATTGTCGCCGCGTATCCGAATCGCACACGCAGATTGGACGACACGAAGGTAGTCGTACGAGACGATGCACCGGTCGACGGAAAGGTCGGCGTCGTGAGCGGTGGTGGAAGCGGTCACGAGCCAACACACGCGGGCTTCGTTGGCGAAGGAATGCTCGACGGTGCGGCTGCGGGTGAGGTATTCACCTCACCGACCGGTGACGAACTGAGTGAGATGATTCAGGCCTGCGACGGTGGTGCAGGAGTGCTGTGCGTCGTCAAAAACTACGAAGGCGACGTGATGAACTTCGATACCGCCGCCGAAATGGCCGAAATAGAGGGTGTCGATATGGTTGAGCAAGTCGTCGTCAACGACGATGTTGCAGTTGAGGACTCGACGTACACCTCCGGGCGGCGGGGTGTGCAGGGGACGATCTTCGTCCACAAGTGTGCTGGCGCGTTAGCAGAGCGCGGCGCAGCTATCGAGGAAGTGACCCGCGTAGCGGAGAAAGTCGTTGACAACGTTGGTTCGATGGGAATGGCGCTCACTTCGTGTGTGACGCCCGATAAGGGCGAACCAACGTTCGATATCGACGACGACGAAATCGAAATCGGTATCGGAATCCACGGAGAACCTGGTGTTGAACGTACTGAGATCATGGAGGCCGACACCATCGCCGAACGTCTCACCACCGAGGTGCTCGACGATGTTCAACCGTCTGGTGAGGTTGCCGTTATGGTCAACGGCATGGGTGGCACGCCTCTCTCTGAGTTGTTCGTTGTCAACCGCCGCGTTCAAGAACTCCTCGAAGACGAGGGGCTTGAGATGTGGAACACGTGGGTCGGTGACTACATGACCTCACTCGACATGGAAGGCTGTTCGGTCACCGTGCTTGATCTCGACGACGAACTGAAGGATCTGCTCAGCGCACCGACTGACGCGCCCGGGTTCAAGACGAAATAA